The Aeromicrobium senzhongii genome includes a window with the following:
- a CDS encoding adenosine deaminase, protein MRPLTTLPKAHLHLHFTGSMRHGTLIELAERDGVHLPAALVEEWPPRLSGADEKGWFRFQRLYDVARSVLRTEDDVRRLVREAAEDDAADGSVWTEIQVDPSGYAARFGGITAFTDLVIDAVRDASARTGLGMSVIVAANRTRHPLDARTLARLAAQYAGRGVHGFGLSNDERRGDTASFAPAFAIARRAGLVLAPHAGELRGPDHVRQCLTHLEPNRLGHGVRAVEDPRLLESLAASGIALEVCPASNVALGVYGTIDEVPVRDLMASGVQIALGADDPLLFGTRLAGQYALLRAAQNFSDQELADLAQRSLRASMAPEDLRTRALQGVEAWLADERGTMTP, encoded by the coding sequence GTGCGGCCATTGACGACGTTGCCCAAGGCTCATCTGCACCTGCATTTCACGGGCTCGATGCGCCACGGAACGCTCATCGAGCTGGCCGAGCGCGACGGCGTGCACCTGCCCGCCGCCCTCGTGGAGGAGTGGCCCCCGCGACTGTCCGGGGCCGACGAGAAGGGTTGGTTCCGCTTCCAGCGACTCTACGACGTCGCGCGCTCGGTCCTGCGCACGGAGGACGACGTGCGCCGGCTCGTGCGCGAGGCCGCCGAGGACGACGCCGCCGACGGCTCCGTCTGGACCGAGATCCAGGTCGACCCCTCCGGCTACGCGGCCCGGTTCGGCGGCATCACGGCGTTCACCGACCTGGTCATCGACGCCGTCCGCGACGCGTCGGCGCGCACCGGGCTGGGCATGAGCGTGATCGTCGCGGCCAACCGCACCCGCCATCCGCTCGACGCACGCACGCTGGCGCGCCTGGCCGCCCAGTACGCCGGTCGCGGGGTGCACGGGTTCGGGCTCTCCAACGACGAGCGCCGCGGCGACACCGCCTCCTTCGCGCCGGCGTTCGCGATCGCCCGGCGCGCCGGCCTCGTGCTGGCGCCCCACGCGGGCGAGCTGCGCGGCCCCGACCACGTCCGCCAGTGCCTGACCCACCTGGAGCCGAACCGGCTCGGCCACGGCGTCCGCGCCGTGGAGGACCCGCGCCTGCTCGAGTCGCTCGCGGCATCCGGGATCGCCCTGGAGGTGTGTCCCGCCTCGAACGTCGCCCTGGGCGTCTACGGGACGATCGACGAGGTGCCGGTGCGTGACCTCATGGCGTCGGGCGTGCAGATCGCCCTGGGGGCCGACGACCCGTTGCTGTTCGGCACCCGCTTGGCGGGCCAGTACGCCCTCCTGCGAGCCGCGCAGAACTTCAGTGACCAGGAGTTGGCCGACCTCGCACAACGGTCGCTGCGGGCCTCCATGGCGCCCGAGGACCTGCGTACCCGCGCGCTGCAGGGTGTCGAGGCCTGGCTGGCCGACGAACGTGGAACGATGACGCCATGA
- the nusG gene encoding transcription termination/antitermination protein NusG encodes MTSAFDETDATVDETSTDEVSADETAADTDSVDEAAVEADASDSDQAETDQAEADETPAEDEAEKASDPLQEFRDRLWSQPGDWYVIHTYAGMEKRVQQNLENRKVALNAEDYIHEIVVPTEEVAEIKNGQRKLVRRTVLPGYVLVRMDLTDDSWGVVRHTPSVTGFVGNTHQPVPLSLSEVEKMLAPAVEAEAAAEAATAAAEPQQPAQARVEFSDFAPGDSVLVIDGPFATLHATVTEINIDGQKVKGLVEIFGRETSVELPFDYIQKV; translated from the coding sequence GTGACCTCCGCATTCGACGAGACCGACGCCACCGTGGACGAGACGTCCACCGACGAGGTGTCGGCCGACGAGACCGCTGCCGACACCGACAGCGTGGACGAGGCTGCCGTCGAGGCGGACGCCTCCGACTCCGACCAGGCCGAGACCGACCAGGCCGAGGCTGACGAGACCCCCGCCGAGGACGAGGCCGAGAAGGCCTCCGACCCGCTGCAGGAGTTCCGCGACCGGCTCTGGAGCCAGCCCGGCGACTGGTACGTGATCCACACGTACGCCGGCATGGAGAAGCGCGTCCAGCAGAACCTCGAGAACCGCAAGGTCGCGCTCAACGCCGAGGACTACATCCACGAGATCGTCGTGCCGACCGAAGAGGTCGCCGAGATCAAGAACGGTCAGCGCAAGCTGGTCCGTCGCACCGTGCTTCCGGGCTACGTGCTCGTGCGCATGGACCTGACCGACGACTCGTGGGGCGTCGTGCGCCACACCCCGTCGGTCACCGGCTTCGTCGGCAACACGCACCAGCCGGTGCCGCTGAGCCTGTCCGAGGTCGAGAAGATGCTCGCCCCGGCCGTCGAGGCCGAGGCCGCTGCCGAGGCGGCCACCGCCGCGGCCGAGCCGCAGCAGCCCGCCCAGGCCCGTGTCGAGTTCAGCGATTTCGCCCCCGGCGACTCGGTGCTCGTCATCGACGGCCCCTTCGCGACGCTGCACGCGACCGTGACCGAGATCAACATCGACGGCCAGAAGGTCAAGGGCCTCGTCGAGATCTTCGGCCGCGAGACCTCGGTCGAGCTGCCGTTCGACTACATCCAGAAGGTTTGA
- the secE gene encoding preprotein translocase subunit SecE, with amino-acid sequence MSENHELAGTRTKRTSPLTFYRQVVAELRKVVWPTRPQVVNYFFVVLVFVLIMMAFVAALDFGFGKAMFQIFA; translated from the coding sequence GTGAGCGAGAATCACGAACTGGCCGGGACGCGCACCAAGCGCACGTCCCCGCTCACGTTCTACCGCCAGGTGGTCGCCGAGCTGCGCAAGGTGGTCTGGCCGACCCGCCCGCAGGTCGTCAATTACTTCTTCGTCGTGCTCGTCTTCGTGTTGATCATGATGGCGTTCGTCGCCGCGCTGGACTTCGGGTTCGGCAAGGCCATGTTCCAGATCTTCGCCTAA
- a CDS encoding DUF4190 domain-containing protein has protein sequence MSENQPPSYPGEPSGEQPHDPQPSSEQPTYPGQQQPYPGQQQPYGAQQPQPGQYPVAGQQWGTPPPKHPKATLILILGILGLIVCGALAPFAWVMGNRVVAEIDANPGVYEGRGEAQAGRILGIIGSVMLILAVLAFALIITIAIIGIASSSTSSGTDYSGVSLVSLF, from the coding sequence ATGAGCGAGAACCAGCCGCCGTCGTATCCCGGCGAGCCGTCCGGCGAGCAGCCGCACGATCCCCAGCCGAGCTCCGAGCAGCCCACGTACCCCGGTCAGCAGCAGCCCTACCCCGGCCAGCAGCAGCCCTACGGTGCCCAGCAGCCCCAGCCCGGCCAGTACCCGGTCGCGGGACAGCAGTGGGGCACTCCCCCGCCGAAGCACCCCAAGGCCACCCTGATCCTGATCCTGGGCATCCTCGGCCTGATCGTGTGCGGGGCGCTCGCCCCGTTCGCGTGGGTCATGGGCAACCGCGTCGTCGCCGAGATCGACGCCAACCCCGGCGTCTACGAGGGCCGCGGCGAGGCGCAGGCGGGCCGCATCCTGGGCATCATCGGCTCCGTGATGCTGATCCTGGCCGTCCTCGCGTTCGCCTTAATCATCACGATCGCCATCATCGGCATCGCCAGCTCGTCGACCTCGTCGGGCACGGACTACTCCGGCGTGTCGCTCGTCTCGCTGTTCTGA